The following is a genomic window from Sutcliffiella horikoshii.
GAAGAATTAAAGCGACTCCTCCTTCATAAAGGAAAGCTGGCCCTTGAGTCCGGGGGCAAGTTCGGAAAAGAAGGAAACGGCTTTGTTCGGATGAATGTCGCCTGCACAAAAACCACCCTACAAGAAGGCCTCCTAAGACTAAAAACTGCCCTGAGTTAATAGAATGAGTTTGAAGAAACCCTAGCTGATAATTGAAGCAAAAGGCGAAGACTCCTGAGGGAGATAGCGCTAGGTGGAGACCCCGCAGGCGTAGCCGAGGAGGCTCCAGCAGCGCCCCTAGGAAAGCGAAGCCATTTGCGGAAATTATCAGCGGTGTTATATAAAAAAAATAAGGGTTATGCAGCACGATGCTTGCATAACCCGATTACATATTGTATAAGTGCTCAGAACAATTCAACGAAACAACAGACAATCCCTCGTCATTTTTCCTTATAATATGCATTCCTGTATCTCCTGTCGGGAACCTGACGTTCGTATGAACAGGCAACTGCAATAGTGCTCTCAATAAATTGGATATGGTCCCCCCATGCGAGACAATAGCAATCCTCACAACAGCTGAACTTTCAGCCAAGATCTTGGATAATGCCGTTTCGACTCTCATGCGGAATTCAATTTCAGACTCCCCGTTTTGAATTCTTTCATGAGGTTTTCTTCCTCCCGGCGGCAATGGATATTTTGTCGCTGCCACTTCTCTAGGCAAGCCCGCCAAAACCCCATTGTTATATTCCATCAGACTTGGTTCTTTAATTAACATGCAGCCCACTTCCTCGGCCAATATGGCGGCCGTTTCTGACGCCCTTTTTAATGTACTTGTCCATATGATATCTGGAGGACAATGCTCGTTTAATCGGCAAGCCAGCCTTTTTGCCTGCATCCTGCCAAGTTCCGTTAAGGGATAATCGGCTCTCCCCTCATGAACTTGGAGAATATCTGCTTCTGATTGTCCATGCCTTATTAATAGTATCTCCAAAGATGCAACCCCCTTTATCTATAAATTTAAAATTATCTCAAAACTATGAACTATGTCAATAAGATTACGAATATTTCTTTAATAATACAAAGTGAAAGTAAAAAAACACACCCCATTGAGTGTGTCTTTGATTGAAGTTATTTTTCCTCAGCTTCGTCAACTGGTTCTTCTACCGCTTCATTTTTCTCTGCTACTTCTTTGGTTATAACACCGCATGCTATTCTCTCTCCAGAGTCACCTGCAGGCTGCGTCATGCCATCATCAATGTTTTCTGTAATGATAATAGCTGTTCCATCTTTCCCAAACAAAGAGGTCTTTCCTTCCTCCAACGTTGCTTGAGGTGCCATTAATTCTGCAATGACCGTCCCGTCATCTTCCACAATGATATTTGGCAAATCTCCCACATGTGCTCCTTCAGGATGCATTAAGCCATGCTGTTTGTCATCAGGGTTAAAGTGATTGCCTGCCGTTTTAAAATCCGGTGCATCGCATAAACCTGTTTCATGAATATGTACAGCATGCTCTCCAGGAGGAAGCCCCTCTAGATTTAATTCAATCTTGACACCATTTGGGTCTTCCGAAACTTTTGCCACTCCAAGGGAGTCACCAGTACCATTAAATATCTCTACATCAAGTGCCGTTATCTTGCTCTCCATACAACCTGTCAGGATTAAGCATATTAAAAAAGTCAGGGTAAATATTTTAGCTCGCATAAACTAGTTGACCTCCAATTAGTCGTTTACCAGAGTTTCCCCGAAAATGATGGGGAATATGTTTTTCTATAACAAAAAAAGGCTCACTCACCAATTTCGGTGAATGAACCTCTACACTTTTTCAATCTTTAATAACTTTTTCTCTTCGCAACTGTTCCTCTAATGCTTCCGCCTTTTGACTTTCTCTTTTGGATACTTTAACTATATATCGGAAAACGAATATGGCAGCAATAAAGAAAATGACAAAGGTTATCCCTGCAGGAATATACTCTGTTTTATCTTCTGGAAAATATAAGAATAGTTGTAACATAAAGAAATTAAGCATCGTTACCACACGACCTTTCGCAGGTTATGAACCTATTCATTATAGCAAAAGTTACAGCAAGGGACCAACCTTGAACCCCACTTCCTTATTTTACTACGGTCATTTTCTCAATCACGACATCTTCCACCGGCTTGTCCGCTTCTCCAGTTTCCACTGTTGCAATGGCGTCCAGCACCTCCATGCCTTCCACTACTTGTCCGAATACTGTATGTCTAAAGTCGAGTCCAGGTGTTCCGCCATTCTCTTCATATAATTCAATAACTTCTTCAGGGTATCCTGCTTTGATCATGGATTCCATTGTTGCCTCATCTACCTCTTTAGCATGAACAATGAAAAATTGACTTCCGTTTGTATTCGCTCCAGAGTTTGCCATGGAAAGAGCCCCTCTGAAGTGCAGCATTTCTCGACTGAACTCGTCTTCAAACGGCTGTCCCCAGATGCTCTCTCCACCCATACCTGTACCTTCAGGATCTCCGCCTTGAATCATGAAATCTTCAATGACACGATGGAAAGTCAATCCATCATAGTAGCCGTCTTCTGCATGTGTAACAAAGTTCTCTACCGCTTTTGGAGCTGCATCAGGATAAAGGTTTACGACCATTTTACCTTTGTTTGTTTCTATTTCCACTGTACGGATGGTTTCACTAGTGTTTGTAAACTGTTGAAATTCGCCAACCTCCACCTCTTCTGCATTTCCTCCATCTCCCGTTTCTTGTCCTGCATTTTCTTCAGACTGTTGTTCATTTGTTGAATTATTGCTAGTTGCATTTTCATCATTTGTACTTGACCCACAACCTGATACAATAAGAATTAGAGCAAGCATCATTATCATCGTCCATTTTTTCACGTGTTTCACACCCCATATTTTATTTACTTAACAAGATATTACTAAATATAACAAAAAAAATCATCATTTGAATGCGAAAGGGGACTTATGATGGAGAAAATAGAGGTTGGCAGCATCGTAACCGGGATTTATAAAACTGGAAAATATATTGGGGAAGTAACAGATATTCGCCCTATGCACTATTTGGTTAAAGTAAAAGCAGTATTGAAGCATCCGCAGCAAGGAGATCTACATGCACCTAAAGAAGCAGACGTTCCGCTTTTTCATGAGCGTCGGGCACTGTCATTCCATGAACAGACCAACATTCCAAAAAATATGGTGAAACCATATGAAGGAGAAGTCCTTGATTACAAGGAATCATTGAAAATAGCGCTTCATGCAGCCACTCAAGCACTCGAAAATGACGACAGTCTTTGGGCGAAAAGAAGCATGGAAAACTTTTCAATCCTAAAAAAAGACTATAAATCATCCTGACAAATTAAAAGCCAAATCACCTATATAGGGGATTTGGCTTTTTATAAGGCATATTTGTTTATTATTTTCGAAAGGTCTATTCGGTCCCCGATCGTAGTAGGTTCCGGTTTTGCGAGGTAACTTTTATCCTTTTCAACGAGGCGAAAGATATTAAATGTCGTCAGCGCATCATCAAGGGCCCGATGGTGTTTACCTGTTCCTTCCTTCCCGTATTCTTGCACTGCTTTCCATAAACCTGTTTGATTTTGGTCACCAAAGAACTTTTTGTATTCCATCGAAAGATCAACATGCTTGCACGTCAATGGAAAGGGTACTCCGTGATACTCACAATTGTTCCTTAATACCTTCATGTCCATATTCCCCCATGTTACGACCGTGCCCCTCTCTTGGACGTTATATGAGTTCAAAACATCGATCAATTCCACAAAACTTGCACCGTTATGGACATCCCTTTGAGAAATGTTCAAGAAGGATTTGCATCTGTTTGTTAAGGTTGGAAATGCGGATGGACGAATATAGTTCGAGTATTGCTGGATTATTTTATCTTTTTCCACTGCAACAATTCCAGCTTCAATGATTTCGGGGAAGAATTTTTTTGGATAATTTCTATTTTCCGGCATGGTAAATTCAAAATCGATAAAAAGGTGTAACGGTGTAACCTTCATGATTCCCCTCCTCTTTAATTTTCAGAATTTTATTACTATATTATATCATGGTGAATAACATTTTTAGCACGCAATTCACTCATTTTTCCAAAAATAAAGTTTGTTTTGTTGATTTTTCTTGAGGATGCGTTATTATTTAGTTATACGAAATATTTATAATCCGAAATTTTAGAAGAAGGTGACAATCATTTCCATATCAGGACGAAACTTGTTCATCATGTGGATTGCGAACTTTTTCGTTGCTGCTAGTGCTACTATGATTCTCC
Proteins encoded in this region:
- a CDS encoding peptidylprolyl isomerase; protein product: MKKWTMIMMLALILIVSGCGSSTNDENATSNNSTNEQQSEENAGQETGDGGNAEEVEVGEFQQFTNTSETIRTVEIETNKGKMVVNLYPDAAPKAVENFVTHAEDGYYDGLTFHRVIEDFMIQGGDPEGTGMGGESIWGQPFEDEFSREMLHFRGALSMANSGANTNGSQFFIVHAKEVDEATMESMIKAGYPEEVIELYEENGGTPGLDFRHTVFGQVVEGMEVLDAIATVETGEADKPVEDVVIEKMTVVK
- the kapD gene encoding 3'-5' exonuclease KapD, whose translation is MKVTPLHLFIDFEFTMPENRNYPKKFFPEIIEAGIVAVEKDKIIQQYSNYIRPSAFPTLTNRCKSFLNISQRDVHNGASFVELIDVLNSYNVQERGTVVTWGNMDMKVLRNNCEYHGVPFPLTCKHVDLSMEYKKFFGDQNQTGLWKAVQEYGKEGTGKHHRALDDALTTFNIFRLVEKDKSYLAKPEPTTIGDRIDLSKIINKYAL
- a CDS encoding histidine phosphatase family protein, yielding MEILLIRHGQSEADILQVHEGRADYPLTELGRMQAKRLACRLNEHCPPDIIWTSTLKRASETAAILAEEVGCMLIKEPSLMEYNNGVLAGLPREVAATKYPLPPGGRKPHERIQNGESEIEFRMRVETALSKILAESSAVVRIAIVSHGGTISNLLRALLQLPVHTNVRFPTGDTGMHIIRKNDEGLSVVSLNCSEHLYNM
- a CDS encoding superoxide dismutase family protein, with protein sequence MRAKIFTLTFLICLILTGCMESKITALDVEIFNGTGDSLGVAKVSEDPNGVKIELNLEGLPPGEHAVHIHETGLCDAPDFKTAGNHFNPDDKQHGLMHPEGAHVGDLPNIIVEDDGTVIAELMAPQATLEEGKTSLFGKDGTAIIITENIDDGMTQPAGDSGERIACGVITKEVAEKNEAVEEPVDEAEEK
- a CDS encoding kinase-associated lipoprotein B, with amino-acid sequence MMEKIEVGSIVTGIYKTGKYIGEVTDIRPMHYLVKVKAVLKHPQQGDLHAPKEADVPLFHERRALSFHEQTNIPKNMVKPYEGEVLDYKESLKIALHAATQALENDDSLWAKRSMENFSILKKDYKSS